In Brachionichthys hirsutus isolate HB-005 unplaced genomic scaffold, CSIRO-AGI_Bhir_v1 contig_286, whole genome shotgun sequence, one genomic interval encodes:
- the LOC137917116 gene encoding proline-rich protein 14-like yields MDYLLCFPRANRQQAQSFSAQMERLRKKEFSLEEIYTNKNYNSPSTNRSLETIFEEPREKNGALLLIGQQKRRRVLLFPDFTQPRKRKRLQGAGLPVTMVPRKRKASLRQCNGSVPHGDESDVDVMLVERLSSLEDFLIQRGLDV; encoded by the exons ATGGActatctgctctgctttccacgagccaatcgacagcaggcccagagtttctcagcacaaatggagag gttaaggaagaaagagttcagtctggaggagatttatacgaacaagaactacaattccccctcaaccaacag gagtcttgaaacaatatttgaggagccacgggagaagaatggagcgctactcctgattggacagcagaaaagacggagggttctcctttttcctgacttcactcagccccggaaaaggaagagactgcaag gggcgggacttcctgttaccatggtccccaggaagcggaaagcatctctccgtcagtgcaatggcagcgtccctcatggggacgagtcagacgtggatgtgatgctggtggagcgactcagttctctcgaagactttctgatacaacgaggcttggatgtgtga